The Pseudomonas asiatica genome has a segment encoding these proteins:
- a CDS encoding NAD-dependent epimerase/dehydratase family protein → MADAPILITGGAGFIGSHLCDALLDKGYAVRILDDFSTGQRGNLQVGHPRLELVEGDVADAGLVTQVAAGCSAVVHLAAVASVQASVEDPVRTHQSNFIGTLNVCEAMRVHGLRRVLFASSAAVYGNNGEGESIAEDTPKAPLTPYAVDKLASEQYLDFYRRQHGLEPVVFRFFNIFGPRQDPSSPYSGVISIFSERAVKGLPITVFGDGEQTRDFLYVGDLVQVMVQALEQPQVEEGAVNIGLNQATSLNQLLAALEKVVGSLPAVSYVAARSGDIRHSRADNQRLLARFEFPQATPMVEGLSRLLGKG, encoded by the coding sequence ATGGCTGACGCCCCCATCCTGATCACCGGCGGTGCCGGCTTCATTGGCTCCCACCTGTGCGATGCGTTGTTGGACAAAGGCTACGCCGTACGCATTCTCGACGACTTTTCCACAGGCCAGCGGGGCAACCTGCAGGTCGGCCACCCACGCCTGGAACTGGTTGAAGGCGATGTTGCCGATGCCGGTCTGGTCACGCAGGTTGCGGCTGGCTGCAGTGCCGTGGTGCACCTGGCAGCGGTGGCCTCGGTACAGGCCTCGGTCGAGGACCCGGTGCGGACCCACCAGAGCAATTTCATCGGCACCCTCAACGTGTGCGAAGCCATGCGCGTGCATGGGCTGCGCCGGGTGCTGTTTGCCTCCAGTGCGGCGGTGTATGGCAACAATGGTGAAGGCGAGTCGATTGCCGAAGACACCCCCAAGGCGCCGCTGACCCCGTATGCCGTGGACAAGCTGGCCAGTGAGCAGTACCTGGACTTCTACCGTCGTCAGCATGGCCTGGAGCCGGTGGTGTTCCGCTTCTTCAATATCTTCGGGCCGCGCCAGGACCCGTCCTCGCCGTATTCCGGGGTGATCAGCATTTTCTCCGAGCGCGCTGTGAAGGGTTTGCCGATTACGGTGTTCGGTGATGGCGAGCAGACCCGGGACTTTCTCTACGTGGGCGACCTGGTGCAGGTGATGGTGCAGGCGCTGGAGCAGCCGCAGGTCGAGGAGGGGGCGGTGAATATCGGCCTCAACCAGGCCACATCGCTCAACCAGTTGCTGGCAGCGCTTGAGAAGGTGGTGGGTAGCTTGCCGGCGGTCAGCTATGTGGCGGCACGTTCGGGTGACATTCGCCATTCGCGGGCGGATAACCAGCGCTTGTTGGCGCGGTTCGAGTTTCCGCAGGCGACGCCGATGGTCGAGGGCTTGTCGCGGCTTCTGGGCAAGGGCTGA
- a CDS encoding DUF3299 domain-containing protein: MLLSLASPTWASEPRELDWPALIPEGAPVIPPQLAPLHDMSQLSNALSAESAPPARQQAPDAPVVKSLDGQQIKLPGYIVPLEVSEEGRTTEFLLVPYYGACIHVPPPPSNQIVHIFSEMGVRVEDLYQPYWIEGKLQVRASSSELADAGYQMEAEKIYAYELR, translated from the coding sequence ATGCTGCTTTCACTGGCATCGCCCACCTGGGCCTCGGAACCCCGCGAACTTGACTGGCCCGCCCTCATCCCCGAAGGCGCCCCGGTCATCCCGCCCCAACTCGCGCCGCTGCACGACATGTCGCAGCTCAGCAACGCCCTGTCCGCCGAGTCCGCCCCACCGGCGCGCCAGCAGGCACCCGACGCCCCGGTGGTAAAAAGCCTCGACGGCCAGCAGATCAAACTGCCCGGCTACATCGTGCCGCTGGAGGTGAGCGAAGAAGGCCGCACCACCGAATTCCTGCTAGTCCCCTACTACGGCGCGTGCATCCACGTGCCACCACCACCCTCGAACCAGATCGTGCACATCTTCAGCGAAATGGGCGTGCGCGTAGAAGACCTCTACCAGCCCTACTGGATCGAGGGAAAGCTGCAGGTTAGAGCCTCCAGCAGCGAACTGGCCGATGCCGGCTATCAGATGGAAGCCGAGAAAATATACGCTTATGAGCTGAGATGA
- a CDS encoding ABC transporter permease — MYLLRLALASLANRRFTAFLTAFAIALSVCLLLAVERVRTEARASFASTISGTDLIVGARSGSVNLLLYSVFRIGNATNNIRWDSYEHYAKDPRVKWAIPISLGDSHRGYRVMGTTGDYFSHYQYGRRQHLELSQGRAFADDPFEVVLGAEVAEALHYKLGDKLVLAHGVAAISLVKHDDKPFTVVGVLKRTGTPVDRTLHISLGGMEAIHIDWHNGVPARGAGRISAEQARTMDLQPAAITAFMLGLNSKIATFSLQREINEYRSEPLLAILPGVALQELWSLMGTAEQALFVVSLFVVLTGLIGMLTAILTSLNERRREMAILRSVGARPWHIAGLLVLEALSLAAIGIAAGLGLLYAGIALAQGYVQANYGLYLPLAMPSAHEWTLLAIILGAALLMGSVPASRAYRQSLADGLSIHL; from the coding sequence ATGTACCTGCTCCGCCTTGCCCTGGCCAGCCTGGCCAACCGCCGCTTCACCGCATTCCTCACCGCCTTCGCCATCGCCCTGTCGGTGTGCCTGCTGCTGGCCGTTGAACGGGTCCGTACCGAAGCCCGGGCCAGCTTCGCCAGCACCATCAGCGGTACCGACCTGATCGTCGGCGCCCGCTCCGGCTCGGTGAACCTGCTGCTGTACTCGGTGTTCCGCATCGGCAACGCCACCAACAACATCCGTTGGGACAGCTATGAGCACTACGCCAAGGACCCGCGGGTGAAATGGGCCATCCCCATCTCGCTGGGCGATTCGCACCGTGGTTATCGAGTGATGGGCACTACCGGCGACTACTTCAGCCATTACCAGTACGGCCGCCGCCAGCACCTGGAATTGAGCCAGGGCCGCGCGTTTGCCGATGATCCGTTCGAGGTGGTGCTGGGTGCCGAAGTGGCCGAGGCGTTGCACTACAAGCTGGGCGACAAGCTGGTGCTGGCACATGGTGTCGCCGCGATCAGCCTGGTCAAGCACGATGACAAACCGTTCACCGTGGTCGGTGTGCTCAAGCGCACCGGTACGCCGGTCGACCGCACGTTGCATATCAGCCTGGGCGGCATGGAAGCCATCCACATCGACTGGCACAACGGTGTGCCGGCCCGTGGCGCCGGGCGTATCAGCGCCGAGCAGGCACGGACCATGGACCTGCAGCCTGCCGCCATCACTGCGTTCATGCTCGGCCTGAACAGCAAGATCGCGACATTCAGCCTGCAGCGGGAGATCAATGAATACCGCAGCGAGCCGTTGCTGGCGATCCTGCCCGGGGTAGCCCTGCAGGAGCTGTGGAGCCTGATGGGCACCGCGGAGCAGGCGTTGTTCGTGGTGTCGCTGTTCGTGGTGCTGACTGGCCTGATCGGCATGCTTACGGCGATTCTCACCAGCCTCAATGAACGGCGCAGGGAGATGGCGATATTGCGCTCGGTTGGCGCCAGGCCGTGGCATATCGCAGGGCTGCTGGTGCTGGAGGCACTGTCGCTGGCGGCGATCGGGATCGCTGCCGGGCTTGGCTTGCTGTATGCGGGAATCGCCCTGGCGCAGGGGTATGTGCAAGCCAACTACGGTTTGTATTTGCCGCTGGCCATGCCGAGCGCTCATGAATGGACGTTGCTGGCTATCATCCTGGGAGCTGCGCTGTTGATGGGCAGCGTGCCGGCGTCGCGGGCCTATCGGCAGTCGTTGGCCGATGGCTTGTCCATTCACCTCTGA
- a CDS encoding sugar nucleotide-binding protein: MRMRLMLLGGGNALGQALIRLGAEEDIAFLAPRPPENGWTPASLTQLLDDHRPDALVNLAYYFDWFQAESVSEQRLAQQERAVERLAELCQHHQITLVQPSSYRVFDGSRATAYSEKDEPVPLGLRGQALWRIEQSVRAACPQHVLLRFGWLLDESIDGALGRFLTRAEQPQELLLADDRRGNPTPVDDAARVILSVLKQLDCSAPLWGTYHYAGNEATTPLALGQAILTEAGQYRQLAVQAPTPQAHAARPDASEEPQHAVLACKKILHTFGIKPRAWRAGLPPLLDRFYRHG, from the coding sequence ATGCGTATGCGCCTAATGCTGTTGGGTGGTGGCAATGCCCTCGGGCAAGCGCTGATTCGTCTTGGGGCCGAGGAGGACATCGCATTCCTGGCGCCGCGCCCGCCCGAGAACGGCTGGACGCCGGCCAGCCTCACCCAGCTGCTCGACGATCATCGTCCCGATGCCCTGGTCAACCTGGCCTATTACTTCGACTGGTTCCAGGCCGAGTCGGTCAGTGAGCAGCGCCTGGCCCAGCAGGAGCGGGCTGTGGAGCGGTTGGCGGAACTGTGCCAGCACCACCAGATCACCCTGGTGCAGCCTTCCAGCTACCGCGTGTTCGATGGTTCGCGGGCCACGGCCTATAGCGAAAAGGACGAGCCGGTACCGCTGGGCCTGCGTGGCCAGGCCCTGTGGCGCATCGAGCAGAGCGTGCGCGCGGCTTGCCCGCAGCACGTGCTGTTGCGCTTTGGTTGGCTGCTCGACGAAAGCATCGACGGGGCGCTGGGGCGCTTCCTGACCCGCGCCGAGCAACCACAGGAACTGCTGCTGGCCGATGACCGGCGTGGCAACCCGACGCCGGTCGACGACGCCGCCCGGGTGATCCTGTCGGTGCTCAAGCAACTCGATTGCAGTGCGCCGCTGTGGGGCACCTACCATTACGCCGGCAACGAGGCGACCACGCCGCTGGCGCTGGGCCAGGCGATCCTTACCGAAGCAGGCCAGTACCGCCAGCTGGCCGTGCAGGCACCGACGCCGCAGGCCCATGCCGCACGGCCGGATGCCAGCGAAGAGCCGCAGCACGCGGTACTGGCCTGCAAGAAAATCCTTCATACCTTCGGCATCAAGCCGCGCGCCTGGCGCGCCGGCCTGCCGCCTCTACTGGACCGGTTCTACCGCCATGGCTGA
- a CDS encoding OmpW/AlkL family protein: protein MNKSLLSAALAALALAAPVAHAHQAGDIIVRAGAITTAPNESSGDLKFDGNKVSGTKATLDSDTQLGLTFAYMLTDHIGLELLAATPFKHTVGVKGLGGGLDGKLADIKQLPPTLSLQYYPMEPTSKFQPYAGVGINYTLFFDEDLSSARKQQGFSNLKLQDSVGIAGQLGMDYMITDNLLVNASVWYVDIDTKASVNGPSALGYSKTKVDVDVDPWVYMVGLGYKF from the coding sequence ATGAACAAGTCCTTGCTCAGCGCCGCCCTCGCGGCCCTGGCGCTCGCTGCCCCTGTCGCCCACGCCCACCAGGCAGGCGATATCATCGTCCGCGCAGGTGCCATTACCACAGCTCCCAACGAAAGCAGCGGCGACCTGAAATTCGACGGCAACAAAGTCTCGGGCACCAAGGCGACTCTGGACAGCGACACCCAACTGGGCCTGACCTTCGCCTATATGCTCACCGACCATATCGGCCTCGAGCTGCTGGCTGCCACCCCGTTCAAGCACACCGTCGGCGTCAAAGGCCTGGGCGGCGGCCTGGACGGCAAGCTCGCCGACATCAAGCAGCTGCCACCGACCCTGTCGTTGCAGTACTACCCGATGGAACCGACTTCCAAGTTCCAGCCGTATGCCGGCGTCGGCATCAACTACACCCTGTTCTTCGATGAAGACCTCAGTAGTGCACGCAAGCAGCAGGGCTTCAGCAACCTGAAGCTGCAAGACTCGGTCGGCATCGCCGGTCAGCTGGGCATGGACTACATGATCACCGACAACTTGCTGGTCAACGCATCGGTCTGGTACGTCGACATCGACACCAAGGCCAGCGTCAACGGCCCGAGCGCACTGGGCTACAGCAAGACCAAGGTCGACGTCGATGTCGACCCGTGGGTGTACATGGTCGGCCTTGGCTACAAGTTCTGA
- a CDS encoding ABC transporter ATP-binding protein, with amino-acid sequence MRQPLIELHDLVFAWPGQPALLDIPAFRLEAGEALFLKGPSGSGKTTLLGLLGGVNVAGQGRIQLLGQDLSRLGQGARDRFRVDHTGYIFQQFNLLPFLSVRENVELPCRFSRSRKARAEQRHGSVDQAASTLLAHLGLDDPALLARRADSLSIGQQQRVAAARALIGQPELVIADEPTSALDADTREAFIRLLFDECRAAGASLLFVSHDQSLAPLFDRHLSLAELNRAAKPREA; translated from the coding sequence ATGCGCCAGCCGTTGATCGAACTGCATGACCTGGTGTTCGCCTGGCCCGGCCAGCCGGCGCTGCTGGATATTCCGGCATTCCGCCTGGAAGCTGGCGAGGCCCTGTTTCTCAAGGGCCCCAGCGGCAGTGGCAAGACCACATTGCTGGGCCTGCTGGGCGGGGTGAACGTAGCGGGCCAGGGCCGCATCCAGTTGCTCGGCCAGGACCTCAGCCGCCTGGGCCAAGGCGCCCGTGACCGCTTCCGGGTCGACCACACCGGTTATATCTTCCAGCAGTTCAACCTGCTGCCGTTCCTCTCGGTACGCGAAAACGTCGAGCTGCCCTGCCGCTTCTCGCGCAGCCGCAAGGCCCGCGCCGAGCAGCGCCATGGCAGTGTCGACCAGGCAGCCAGCACGCTGCTGGCCCACCTGGGCCTGGACGACCCCGCCCTGCTCGCCCGCCGCGCCGACAGCCTGTCGATCGGCCAGCAGCAACGGGTCGCTGCCGCCCGCGCACTGATCGGCCAACCCGAACTGGTGATCGCCGACGAACCGACCTCGGCGCTGGATGCCGACACCCGTGAAGCGTTCATCCGCCTGCTGTTCGATGAATGCCGCGCCGCCGGTGCCAGCCTGCTGTTCGTCAGCCACGACCAGAGCCTGGCGCCGCTGTTCGACCGCCACCTGTCGCTGGCCGAACTCAACCGTGCCGCCAAGCCCCGGGAGGCCTGA
- a CDS encoding helix-turn-helix domain-containing protein: MSDHFATNLKLACSHYRSISEVCRQLSINRAQFNKYLSGQSRPTAYNLKRIGDFFGVEDYELHLPPEQFSRLIGARVSTPAEQPGDPISDLFRPLHAHAGNLSRYCGYYLEYSNCMSVPGTVLVSLVHLWEERGQFLFERQERQERSSATNPHAEVRCRYLGAAFQLQDRMFLVDYESLTFNEMSQTILIPSFKSRITRLNGLKAGVSSGDRRNPACTRVVWDYLGEEINRINVYRQVKLYQPDDPRIDDDVRERLSVGPLRNSLFEIE, translated from the coding sequence ATGAGCGATCATTTCGCTACCAACCTCAAACTGGCCTGCAGCCACTACCGCTCTATCTCCGAAGTTTGCCGCCAGCTGTCGATCAACCGCGCGCAGTTCAACAAGTACCTGAGCGGGCAGAGCCGCCCGACGGCCTACAACCTCAAGCGCATCGGCGATTTCTTCGGGGTCGAAGATTACGAATTGCATTTGCCACCCGAGCAGTTCAGCCGCCTGATCGGTGCTCGCGTGTCGACCCCGGCCGAGCAGCCTGGCGACCCGATCAGTGATCTGTTCCGTCCGTTGCACGCCCATGCGGGGAACCTGTCGCGCTATTGCGGTTACTACCTGGAATATTCCAACTGCATGTCGGTTCCGGGCACGGTCCTGGTGTCGTTGGTTCACCTGTGGGAGGAGCGCGGGCAGTTCCTTTTCGAACGCCAGGAACGCCAGGAGCGTTCCAGCGCCACCAACCCCCATGCCGAGGTGCGTTGTCGCTATCTGGGAGCGGCGTTCCAGTTGCAGGACCGGATGTTCCTGGTCGATTACGAGTCGCTGACGTTCAACGAGATGAGCCAGACTATCCTCATCCCCAGTTTCAAAAGCCGCATTACCCGCCTCAACGGCCTGAAGGCCGGCGTATCCAGCGGAGACCGGCGCAACCCGGCCTGCACTCGGGTTGTGTGGGACTACCTGGGAGAGGAGATCAATCGCATAAATGTCTACCGGCAGGTAAAACTGTACCAGCCGGATGATCCCCGCATAGATGACGATGTGCGTGAGCGCCTCAGCGTGGGGCCGTTGCGTAACAGTCTGTTCGAAATCGAGTGA
- a CDS encoding MFS transporter, whose product MNPALTLTRWITLLLAITSATAVATVYFAQPLLESMAADLGVAQQQIGWVVGATQAGYALGLLLIVPLGDLIDRKRLLLGQLLFSALALVGVGMAPNWALLLLALAITGLMAVMVQVMVAHAASLAAPGQQGQAVGTVTSGIVLGILLARLVSGGLADLAGWRSVYLIAAGLLMLLALVLWRSLPAGQPVSLRSGYRALIVAQFRLYRHDRLLRQRGLFGVLIFAAFSVLWSAMVMPLSAEPLALSHTEVGLFGLAGVAGTLAAARAGRLADQGLGERTTGLALVLLVLSWLPTAFVGHSLMVFGLGVLMLDFAVQAVHVINQSLLLAGRGAMASRLIGAYMCCYSLGSGVGAVLASWVYAHWGWAAVCWLGMGISAVALGYWRWLQRARAAEAALQCSGQNL is encoded by the coding sequence ATGAACCCTGCACTGACACTGACACGCTGGATAACCCTGCTGCTGGCCATCACCAGCGCCACGGCCGTGGCGACTGTGTATTTCGCCCAGCCTCTGCTCGAGTCGATGGCCGCTGACCTGGGCGTGGCGCAGCAGCAGATCGGTTGGGTAGTAGGCGCGACCCAGGCGGGCTATGCACTGGGGTTGTTGCTGATCGTGCCGCTGGGTGACCTGATCGACCGCAAGCGCCTGTTGCTCGGGCAGTTGCTGTTCTCGGCCCTGGCGCTGGTTGGGGTAGGCATGGCACCCAACTGGGCGCTATTGCTGCTGGCCCTGGCCATCACCGGGCTGATGGCGGTCATGGTGCAGGTGATGGTGGCGCATGCAGCGAGCCTTGCCGCCCCCGGCCAGCAAGGGCAGGCCGTGGGCACCGTCACCAGCGGCATAGTGCTGGGCATTCTGCTGGCGCGGCTGGTCTCGGGCGGGCTTGCCGACCTGGCTGGCTGGCGCAGCGTGTACCTGATTGCCGCAGGGCTGTTGATGCTGCTGGCCCTGGTGCTGTGGCGCAGCCTGCCCGCGGGGCAACCGGTGTCGCTGCGGTCTGGCTACCGGGCGCTGATCGTTGCCCAGTTCAGGCTGTACCGGCACGACCGGCTGCTGCGTCAGCGCGGGCTGTTCGGCGTGTTGATCTTCGCTGCGTTCAGCGTGCTCTGGAGTGCCATGGTCATGCCCCTGAGTGCCGAGCCACTGGCGCTGAGCCATACCGAGGTCGGTCTGTTCGGCCTGGCGGGTGTTGCCGGCACATTGGCGGCAGCGCGCGCCGGTCGCCTGGCCGACCAGGGGCTGGGGGAGCGCACCACCGGTCTGGCGCTGGTTCTGCTGGTGCTGTCATGGCTGCCCACGGCCTTCGTCGGGCATTCACTGATGGTCTTCGGGTTGGGTGTGCTGATGCTGGACTTTGCCGTGCAGGCGGTGCATGTCATCAACCAGAGCCTGCTGCTGGCCGGGCGTGGTGCAATGGCCAGCCGGTTGATCGGCGCCTACATGTGCTGCTATTCGCTTGGCAGTGGAGTGGGGGCAGTGCTGGCGAGCTGGGTGTATGCCCATTGGGGTTGGGCAGCGGTGTGTTGGCTTGGGATGGGCATCAGCGCGGTGGCGCTGGGGTACTGGCGATGGCTGCAACGCGCGAGGGCGGCCGAAGCCGCCCTGCAGTGTTCAGGTCAGAACTTGTAG
- a CDS encoding TSUP family transporter — MIEFDVTLVLTLALVALMAGFFDAIAGGGGLITLPVLFIAGIEPLAAIATNKFQAASATVSATCAFARKGMIDWRRGSPMAVMSFIGGALGALSITYVPKSVLQACVPPLLILIAAYFAFSPKPNEQARKAKVSTSLFCVTVAPIIGFYDGIFGPGVGSFFMLACVILLGQHLIQAVCTSKLLNAACNLGALSVFSLSGAIIWPLALAMAFAAFVGAQLGARCAVHFGPRLIKPLLVCVCCIMAIKLLLDPGNPVGEWLHQLVL; from the coding sequence ATGATCGAATTCGACGTAACGCTTGTTCTGACACTCGCACTGGTGGCACTGATGGCCGGCTTTTTCGATGCCATCGCCGGTGGTGGTGGCCTGATCACACTGCCGGTGTTGTTCATTGCCGGTATCGAACCCTTGGCGGCAATTGCCACCAACAAGTTCCAGGCGGCTTCGGCTACGGTTTCGGCTACGTGCGCCTTTGCCCGCAAAGGCATGATCGACTGGCGACGAGGCAGTCCAATGGCTGTCATGTCGTTTATCGGTGGGGCGTTGGGTGCCTTGTCGATAACTTACGTGCCCAAAAGCGTTCTGCAGGCGTGCGTCCCACCACTGCTGATTCTGATAGCCGCCTACTTTGCCTTCAGCCCAAAGCCGAATGAACAAGCGCGCAAGGCAAAGGTATCGACCAGCCTGTTCTGCGTGACGGTTGCACCGATCATTGGCTTTTATGACGGTATCTTCGGCCCTGGTGTCGGCTCGTTCTTCATGCTGGCCTGCGTGATCCTCTTGGGCCAGCACTTGATACAAGCCGTGTGCACCAGCAAGCTTTTGAACGCAGCCTGTAACCTGGGCGCATTGTCAGTCTTTTCACTCAGCGGGGCGATCATCTGGCCACTGGCGCTGGCAATGGCGTTCGCGGCTTTTGTGGGGGCTCAATTGGGCGCACGCTGCGCAGTGCACTTTGGCCCACGGCTGATCAAGCCATTGCTGGTCTGTGTTTGCTGCATCATGGCAATCAAGTTGCTGCTCGACCCAGGCAACCCTGTTGGCGAGTGGTTACATCAACTTGTTCTCTGA
- a CDS encoding winged helix-turn-helix transcriptional regulator, which translates to MLDENNTQCPVARALEVLGDRWALMILRDAFDGLRRFSEFQKNLGLAKNILASRLKWLVESGLLTLQPASDGSAYKEYVLTEKGRSVFPVVVGLRQWGERFLFEAGEVRSELVDGARGQAIEPLQVRAEDGRILAAEDCRRRVVRHG; encoded by the coding sequence ATGCTCGATGAAAACAATACGCAATGCCCCGTCGCCCGGGCCCTGGAGGTGCTGGGAGACCGTTGGGCGCTGATGATCCTGCGCGACGCCTTCGATGGGCTGCGGCGCTTCAGTGAATTCCAGAAGAACCTGGGGCTGGCGAAGAACATCCTCGCCTCACGGCTGAAGTGGCTGGTGGAAAGCGGGCTGCTGACGCTGCAGCCGGCGTCGGATGGCAGTGCCTACAAGGAGTATGTGCTGACCGAGAAAGGGCGATCGGTGTTCCCGGTGGTGGTTGGCTTGAGGCAGTGGGGGGAGCGGTTTCTGTTCGAGGCGGGCGAGGTGCGTTCGGAGTTGGTGGATGGTGCCAGAGGGCAGGCGATCGAACCTTTGCAGGTACGGGCCGAGGACGGGCGGATTCTGGCTGCCGAGGATTGCCGGCGCAGAGTTGTGCGCCATGGGTGA